Proteins from one candidate division KSB1 bacterium genomic window:
- a CDS encoding exo-alpha-sialidase: MKLTFFSTLFFLFLILLFSNCQQEQERLSIKEISNPAGESSAEPNLSVGDDGQVYLSWIEKTDNENPALKFSVRQEKNWSKPQIVAQGENWFVNWADFPSMVAFKDGSLAAHWLPMSGQGSYAYDVNLAFSPDGKSWGKAIVPHRDGTQTEHGFVSLLPWNDGQLFTVWLDGRNFAKGGNSHGGHGAPTDEMTLRFAMLSKEGQLSNETVLDQRICDCCPTSAVRTPNGALVVYRDRSEKEIRDISIVRFQNGAWSEPQTLYEDNWEIAGCPVNGPAIAAQGEKVAVAWFTWANEIARVKVIFSNDEGRTFGDPIVVDDGDPVGRVDTVILPSGSVLVSWMENTGNNAELRVRRVHWDCTKDESMTVTESSKERASGMPKMVIRNSEIFFAWTQTGKPSHVKTAIAKIN, from the coding sequence ATGAAACTTACATTTTTCTCTACTCTATTTTTCCTCTTCCTAATCCTTTTATTCAGTAATTGTCAACAAGAGCAAGAGAGACTTTCTATAAAGGAAATCTCTAATCCAGCGGGCGAGAGCAGCGCCGAACCCAATTTATCCGTCGGCGACGACGGTCAAGTTTACTTGAGCTGGATCGAGAAAACAGATAACGAGAACCCCGCACTAAAATTTTCTGTTCGCCAAGAAAAAAACTGGTCGAAGCCTCAAATAGTTGCTCAAGGTGAAAACTGGTTTGTTAACTGGGCCGACTTTCCTTCGATGGTGGCATTTAAAGACGGCTCGCTTGCTGCGCACTGGCTGCCGATGAGCGGTCAAGGAAGCTACGCCTATGATGTGAATCTCGCATTCTCACCAGACGGCAAGAGTTGGGGAAAAGCAATCGTCCCGCACCGGGACGGCACCCAAACCGAGCACGGTTTTGTCTCTTTGCTGCCATGGAATGATGGACAACTTTTTACTGTTTGGCTGGACGGGCGAAATTTTGCCAAAGGCGGCAATAGCCATGGCGGACACGGCGCGCCAACCGATGAAATGACCCTGCGTTTTGCCATGCTTAGCAAAGAAGGTCAATTATCAAATGAAACTGTTTTAGATCAGCGCATTTGTGACTGCTGCCCCACTTCTGCAGTCCGCACTCCAAACGGCGCTTTGGTAGTCTACCGAGATCGCTCTGAAAAGGAAATCAGGGACATCTCAATTGTTCGTTTTCAGAATGGCGCCTGGTCGGAGCCGCAAACCTTGTATGAAGATAACTGGGAGATCGCGGGATGCCCGGTGAATGGTCCTGCCATAGCAGCACAAGGAGAAAAAGTCGCGGTTGCCTGGTTTACCTGGGCAAATGAAATTGCGCGCGTAAAGGTGATTTTCTCAAATGATGAAGGCCGTACATTCGGCGATCCCATCGTTGTGGATGACGGCGATCCTGTTGGCCGGGTTGACACGGTGATCCTCCCGAGTGGTAGCGTGCTTGTGAGTTGGATGGAAAATACCGGCAATAATGCCGAGCTGCGAGTTCGGCGCGTTCACTGGGATTGCACTAAAGATGAGTCGATGACGGTCACCGAATCGAGTAAGGAACGCGCGAGCGGCATGCCGAAGATGGTCATCAGGAACAGCGAAATTTTCTTTGCCTGGACTCAGACGGGTAAGCCGTCACACGTGAAAACTGCGATTGCAAAAATCAATTAG
- a CDS encoding nuclear transport factor 2 family protein: MFNRFSATVLFLILGVGLIFAQGDQKTESEDVVQTLKSYAAAVQSKDIDEIEKYVVTSEDFTVFEGGHINWGWPDYRDNHLAPELEAFLEFQYNYQNIKAQVLGDMAYATLKYNIAIKMKEREEVSGEGLATAVLIKKAGQWKIQHMHTSRIPKREH, from the coding sequence CGATTCAGTGCTACAGTTCTGTTTTTGATTCTGGGTGTCGGCCTAATTTTCGCCCAGGGTGATCAGAAAACCGAATCAGAGGATGTGGTACAAACTTTAAAGAGTTACGCCGCTGCCGTCCAGAGCAAGGATATCGATGAAATCGAGAAGTACGTGGTCACCAGCGAAGACTTCACGGTCTTTGAAGGCGGGCATATCAATTGGGGTTGGCCCGATTATCGGGATAATCACCTCGCCCCGGAATTAGAAGCCTTTCTTGAATTTCAATACAATTATCAAAATATTAAAGCACAGGTCTTGGGCGACATGGCTTACGCGACCTTGAAATATAATATTGCCATTAAAATGAAAGAACGGGAGGAAGTTTCAGGGGAAGGTCTGGCAACCGCTGTGCTGATCAAAAAAGCGGGTCAGTGGAAAATTCAGCACATGCACACGTCGAGGATTCCAAAACGCGAGCATTAA